In a genomic window of Quercus lobata isolate SW786 chromosome 4, ValleyOak3.0 Primary Assembly, whole genome shotgun sequence:
- the LOC115984683 gene encoding probable LRR receptor-like serine/threonine-protein kinase At3g47570, which produces MGLSDRSSAPPSSFYMHAFILLLRCGLLVTFVVDGNNETNRLLKVTDAFSSTSLIGVGSFGFVYRGILDQDRCIVAVKVLNILLHGASKSFIVECEALQNIRHQNLVKVLIACSGVDYQGNDFKALVYEFMSNGNLLHPIAITNELFEERMYLNLLQRLNIAIDIANALDYLHHHCHTPIVHYNLKPSNVLLNDEMIGHVGDFGLARFLREATQECLTNQSSSIGLRRTMGYAPSGEYLFHF; this is translated from the exons ATGGGGCTTTCTGACAGGAGTTCAGCTCCACCCTCATCTTTTTATATGCATGCTTTTATCCTTCTCTTGAGGTGTGGCTTGTTAGTCACCTTTGTGGTTGATGGGAATAATGAGACAAACCG TCTCTTAAAAGTTACAGATGCATTCTCCTCCACTAGTTTAATTGGTGTAGGAAGCTTTGGATTTGTGTATAGAGGAATTCTTGATCAAGATAGATGTATAGTTGCTGTCAAGGTGCTCAATATTTTGCTCCATGGAGCTTCCAAGAGTTTCATTGTTGAATGTGAGGCTTTGCAAAATATTAGACATCAAAATCTTGTAAAGGTACTCATAGCATGTTCAGGTGTTGACTATCAAGGTAATGATTTCAAAGCTTTGGTATATGAGTTCATGAGTAATGGAAACTTATTGCATCCAATTGCAATAACAAATGAGCTTTTTGAGGAACGAATGTATTTGAATCTTCTTCAGAGATTGAATATTGCCATTGATATTGCAAATGCATTAGattatcttcatcatcattgtcatacACCAATTGTTCATTACAACTTGAAGCCAAGCAATGTTCTACTCAATGATGAAATGATTGGACATGTTGGTGACTTTGGCTTGGCAAGGTTCCTTCGTGAGGCCACCCAAGAGTGTTTAACTAATCAATCAAGCTCCATTGGATTAAGAAGAACAATGGGTTATGCTCCTTCAGGTGAATATCTTTTCCATTTTTGA